A genomic stretch from Falco cherrug isolate bFalChe1 chromosome 3, bFalChe1.pri, whole genome shotgun sequence includes:
- the TMEM200B gene encoding transmembrane protein 200B isoform X1, whose protein sequence is MHHAAGPMLLPAGFASPPAGMGGGAVKPETMTAESTKTNGPMREPEAGGDKPAVPPAPPRRRGRRLRRKSPPEVPVKGQLRMRSPSGAFVMVGISVVLVGMTIAVVGYWPHRGPGGMGASAGNASMTGDMRREVATGRHVPHSEKLKLIGPVIMGIGLFIFICANTMLYENRDMETRRLMQKGLYCMAAGLPEAASPEAGHCSPVPKANAECVEGCYQVDLSCQPCPGSKWSDCYGPNRLQTMAEFLQHPAASPATSLLSLRSGASAEANLSLSCRAGAESLLSSAVGTLALPVIKLNNRLLDAAARGAGKRAEGGPAEPPLEAPWLSWAPLSSSSSVVPRRQDRGGGGGGHVVINVDGGRAGMEPAAAELSPDVQLHAPGHSKSLDLGQPRVLLVAPIKDRKNRSWPRLDHISLVGYAKLESTGESSDQLLEPSEPPSRGKPRPSSWAVGMEQGVRV, encoded by the exons ATGCACCACGCAGCAGGACCGATGCTGCTCCCCGCTGGCTTCGCCTCTCCTCCCGCCGGGATGGGAG gAGGAGCGGTCAAGCCAGAGACAATGACTGCCGAGAGCACCAAAACCAATGGACCCATGCGGGAGCCAGAGGCCGGGGGGGACAAGCCGGCGGTGCCCCCAGCTCCGCCGCGGCGCCGGGGACGCAGGCTGAGGCGCAAGTCACCGCCAGAGGTCCCGGTGAAAGGGCAGCTCCGCATGCGCTCACCATCGGGAGCCTTCGTTATGGTGGGCATCTCAGTGGTCCTGGTGGGCATGACCatcgctgtggtgggctactGGCCCCACCGGGGACCCGGGGGCATGGGGGCCAGCGCGGGAAATGCCAGTATGACAGGGGACATGAGGAGAGAGGTGGCCACTGGGCGCCACGTGCCCCACAGTGAGAAGCTCAAGCTGATTGGCCCCGTCATCATGGGCATCGGGCTCTTCATCTTCATCTGCGCCAACACCATGCTGTACGAGAACCGGGACATGGAGACCCGCAGGCTGATGCAGAAGGGGCTCTACTGCATGGCGGCGGGGCTGCCAGAGGCGGCCAGCCCCGAGGCCGGGCACTGCTCACCCGTCCCCAAGGCCAATGCCGAGTGTGTGGAGGGCTGCTACCAGGTGGACCtgtcctgccagccctgccccggcaGCAAGTGGTCCGACTGCTACGGCCCCAACAGGCTCCAGACCATGGCTGAGTTCCTCCAGCACCCGGCAGCATCCCCCGCCACCTCCCTCCTTAGCCTCCGCTCCGGTGCCTCTGCCGAGGCCAACCTCAGCCTCTCGTGCCGCGCCGGAGCTGAGTCCCTTCTCTCCTCGGCAGTTGGCACCTTGGCATTGCCCGTCATCAAGCTCAACAACCGCTTGCTGGACGCAGCGGCGCGGGGGGCTGGCAAGAGGGCAGAGGGGGGCCCTGCCGAGCCCCCCCTCGAAGCACCGTGGCTCTCCTGGGCTCCGCTCTCCAGCAGTAGCAGCGTTGTGCCCCGCAGACAGGaccgtggtggtggtggtggtggccacGTTGTCATCAATGTGGATGGTGGCCGTGCCGGCATGGAGCCGGCAGCAGCGGAGCTCAGCCCCGATGTGCAGCTCCACGCTCCGGGACACTCCAAGTCGCTGGACCTCGgccagcccagggtgctgctggtggccccCATCAAGGACCGTAAGAACCGGAGCTGGCCCCGGCTGGACCACATCAGCCTGGTGGGTTACGCCAAACTGGAAAGTACTGGCGAGTCCTCGgaccagctgctggagcccagcgAGCCCCCGAGCCGGGGCAAGCCCCGACCCAGCTCCTGGGCGGTGGGGATGGAGCAGGGCGTGCGGGTCTGA
- the TMEM200B gene encoding transmembrane protein 200B isoform X2 gives MTAESTKTNGPMREPEAGGDKPAVPPAPPRRRGRRLRRKSPPEVPVKGQLRMRSPSGAFVMVGISVVLVGMTIAVVGYWPHRGPGGMGASAGNASMTGDMRREVATGRHVPHSEKLKLIGPVIMGIGLFIFICANTMLYENRDMETRRLMQKGLYCMAAGLPEAASPEAGHCSPVPKANAECVEGCYQVDLSCQPCPGSKWSDCYGPNRLQTMAEFLQHPAASPATSLLSLRSGASAEANLSLSCRAGAESLLSSAVGTLALPVIKLNNRLLDAAARGAGKRAEGGPAEPPLEAPWLSWAPLSSSSSVVPRRQDRGGGGGGHVVINVDGGRAGMEPAAAELSPDVQLHAPGHSKSLDLGQPRVLLVAPIKDRKNRSWPRLDHISLVGYAKLESTGESSDQLLEPSEPPSRGKPRPSSWAVGMEQGVRV, from the coding sequence ATGACTGCCGAGAGCACCAAAACCAATGGACCCATGCGGGAGCCAGAGGCCGGGGGGGACAAGCCGGCGGTGCCCCCAGCTCCGCCGCGGCGCCGGGGACGCAGGCTGAGGCGCAAGTCACCGCCAGAGGTCCCGGTGAAAGGGCAGCTCCGCATGCGCTCACCATCGGGAGCCTTCGTTATGGTGGGCATCTCAGTGGTCCTGGTGGGCATGACCatcgctgtggtgggctactGGCCCCACCGGGGACCCGGGGGCATGGGGGCCAGCGCGGGAAATGCCAGTATGACAGGGGACATGAGGAGAGAGGTGGCCACTGGGCGCCACGTGCCCCACAGTGAGAAGCTCAAGCTGATTGGCCCCGTCATCATGGGCATCGGGCTCTTCATCTTCATCTGCGCCAACACCATGCTGTACGAGAACCGGGACATGGAGACCCGCAGGCTGATGCAGAAGGGGCTCTACTGCATGGCGGCGGGGCTGCCAGAGGCGGCCAGCCCCGAGGCCGGGCACTGCTCACCCGTCCCCAAGGCCAATGCCGAGTGTGTGGAGGGCTGCTACCAGGTGGACCtgtcctgccagccctgccccggcaGCAAGTGGTCCGACTGCTACGGCCCCAACAGGCTCCAGACCATGGCTGAGTTCCTCCAGCACCCGGCAGCATCCCCCGCCACCTCCCTCCTTAGCCTCCGCTCCGGTGCCTCTGCCGAGGCCAACCTCAGCCTCTCGTGCCGCGCCGGAGCTGAGTCCCTTCTCTCCTCGGCAGTTGGCACCTTGGCATTGCCCGTCATCAAGCTCAACAACCGCTTGCTGGACGCAGCGGCGCGGGGGGCTGGCAAGAGGGCAGAGGGGGGCCCTGCCGAGCCCCCCCTCGAAGCACCGTGGCTCTCCTGGGCTCCGCTCTCCAGCAGTAGCAGCGTTGTGCCCCGCAGACAGGaccgtggtggtggtggtggtggccacGTTGTCATCAATGTGGATGGTGGCCGTGCCGGCATGGAGCCGGCAGCAGCGGAGCTCAGCCCCGATGTGCAGCTCCACGCTCCGGGACACTCCAAGTCGCTGGACCTCGgccagcccagggtgctgctggtggccccCATCAAGGACCGTAAGAACCGGAGCTGGCCCCGGCTGGACCACATCAGCCTGGTGGGTTACGCCAAACTGGAAAGTACTGGCGAGTCCTCGgaccagctgctggagcccagcgAGCCCCCGAGCCGGGGCAAGCCCCGACCCAGCTCCTGGGCGGTGGGGATGGAGCAGGGCGTGCGGGTCTGA